The genome window AGGATACTTGATGAAGAATATTCTCTGATCCAGTGTGGATATGACGAGGCGGTCCTAATATGGATACTGCAATTTATTTGGTGTCCAAATTAGGACAGCATTTTCATACCCATTTAATGATCGtttatgagggggaaaaaaatgcaTTTTCAAATTCATCTGTTTCCGTTTCTGTTCCTAGTACCATAGATTCAGATTAAATTACATCACATTACAATTAAACAGTCTTGGCTGGCCTATTACACCCAGATAAACTTTGTATCCAGATCTTGAGATGATTTCAAGGCTAATAGCACCTAGTTTCACAGTGGATAGACTAGTGCATAGAGCATACTGGCTCTTTACATCATCACTTCTCTAAGAGGAGAAAGGAATCACTGCAGTAAGAGACACTATGGTACTGTAAATACTATCTAGGGGTGTATTCATATAGCCTACATGATACTGTGTAGTGTAGCCTGTTTTCTTGTTACTGGTCTGGGACCAGCtaattcagacagacagacagacagagaaattgTAGTTACCCGGCGTAGACTGAAATCAAATGAAACACAAAAGatcagggaggagtggaggaggactggagacaTGCTACACTGGGCTGTGGTCGGGGGAGACGTGAACGACCTTCACCATACACTCGGTCACCACCACTGTGTCCTTGGTCCGTTGCAGGCCTGTGTACAGCCGCTCATCCAGAGTGGCGCACAGCTTGTCCGTCAGCTCGGCTGTGATGGTCTGTCGGCTGTTGCCCGTGTCAGGAGGCTGGGGGGGCTCGTAAGGGGCCTCAGGGGGGTGTACCGCCTGCCTAGTGTCTTCCTGGGGGTTGGGCTGCTCCCCTAGCAGGCCCTCTCTATCCGGAACAGTGGGAGGGGAACAGGATGCCCTCCCTTCCAGGTCTCTAATGGTCATGGTGCTGCTGCCACAGCTACTGCTGGGACTcgctctcctcctgtctccttcctccacctctcctgccCCGTCCGCCACCACCTCGGCCTTTGGCGTCTGGGGGGTACTGAGGGCCCCCTCGCTGGCCTCCTCATCAGGCGCACTGACGATGCGTGGCAGTGTGCTGTGGAAGCCTGTGTCCAGAGGGTAGTTGACGCTATCGCCTCGTCGCAGGGGGGTCCGCTGCCTCTCAAAGGAGTGGTACTGGTAGCGAACGCCCGGGTCACTGTACTGCTTGTTGCGCTGCCACTGTTTGCGGAGGTGGATGCGCGAGCGATGTTTCCTCGGTGACTCCTGCTGGTCGAACTGGGGGTCGTGGCGGAGGAATTCATGGAAGAGCGCGTCAGTTTTCTTGTCGATGCTGTAGTCGCGGCGGTGTAATGATAAGGGTGGGTGGGAGTGCGGCTGCGCCTCTCGTGGAGTGAACATCTGCCCATACGGAGACCAGCCCAGGGGAGACCTGGACGTTTCTATTGTGATGCCGCCCGTCGCCCCCACCAGCATCTCCTCGCCTGGCTCTTCCTCGAAGATGCGGGCTTCGAAGCTCTCACCCACTGTGCCTGTGTGCCCTGCACTGGTGAAGTAGTGTCTCTTCTCCAGGGCCGTCCTGtctatactaccactactgccAAACAGTCTTAGCTCCTCTGGCGCCCGAGATGGAGCCTCTATAGACGTATAGCCACTGTCCATCTGCATGAGCTTACGATTGCCTGACTCCCCGTCACTGaccctctctgactccacactgtCCTGCTTCccccctttcttcttctcttccctctcctctcccatcccatcaTCCATGGGCAGCTCTACATCCCCTTCGGGTTCATCCCCGATGTCCTGGGAGGGGTTACTGGGCAGTTCCTCCCTCTCGGTCCGGCCCCCCAGGGAGCTGACACTGTCGGCGTCGCTGCGAACAGAGTCCCTGTCGTTGTTGATCTGGTCTGAGGAGCCGTACTGCTCTAGAGAGGCCCGGAGCGTCCAGATGTCTCTGTACAAGGCCTGGTGGTCTGAGGCCAAGCTCTCCTGTCTACAGTCCCCCAGGCTCGCTGCCTCGTCCTGGGACTCTGGGGACAGGCCGATCAACCCCGCTACTTGGCCCCTGCTGCAGCTGggctccaccaccacctccacctctaaTCTGCATACACACGTAcaaagacgcacacacacacgcacacaaacagtaTAACAGTCAGTCACAGAGCGCCCATACACAGATCTGATGTTTGAGTATGTTTGCAGCCACTGTGATTACAAGCGATCACCACGACTTCTTAAGGTTGTAGCATGTTTTCCACAAACCACTGAACTGCAATGCACAAATGTCATGTGTTTtgcaaatgtgtagaatttccCTACATTGTGATTTTACTGGTCCCAGTTAGTTATCCATTAGAAGCATGACATATGGCTTGCATTTTGTTAGCAACTATGCATGTTCAGGATTCAACATGAATGCTTCCTGCACCGTCGAAGAAACAAATATGGATAGGCTTTGATTATGACTTATATTTATTCAGTATATAAATACATATTTGTATTCCTTAAAATCCATCACAGCTCTGCGTCCCACAGTAACTTCAAGTAAGGGGGTCACTAATGGAAAATCTTAATTGCATACTGCTTGGGTCCCCTCGCGAGGAGAGAGGATGCGAGGAGTTGGCAGTTGAGATTCTCCCATTGACCCCAAAAACTATTCCTGTCCATGCCAACATCACTCTGCATCAGCGATGGAATGGGCTGGCTTGTTAAGCAGCTGTGGGTAAAAGTTCCctgtaggcacagatctaggatcagcttactctACTCAAATCCTAGCCGTGACAGGTAAAACATACACAAAACTATCCATAATACTGTTAGTTACCGTAATGATGACTGAGGCAAAGCGGTGAGGTGGAAGGATGGCGAGGGAATTAAAGATACCTGCCGAGGGAGGGTGGTGGCTTGGGGGAGAGGAGGCGGGCGGAGGGGCTGGGGTGGTAGGTGACGTCTTGGGTGCGGGCGATGTACTGGATGAGGTCCATGTGGTGGGCGTCGTTATCCTCCTGGTCCATGCTCTCGCTGGCGGCGCGCTGCCGCTGGAACTGCCTCCTCTTAGGGGACCCTGACACGCAGGACGAAGCAGGTCAAACATTAGTCCAAggccacagagagacatgggatgtTGGTACCAACATTCACCATGGTATATCAAGTTTCAAGTTGTATTAGGTGTATgaacgggatacacatggtaaacgccatccaacgaaat of Oncorhynchus gorbuscha isolate QuinsamMale2020 ecotype Even-year linkage group LG15, OgorEven_v1.0, whole genome shotgun sequence contains these proteins:
- the LOC123998101 gene encoding voltage-dependent calcium channel beta subunit-associated regulatory protein-like isoform X2, encoding MSNESTVWNNLTENSTGVPFEPGKQQNGYVLLLVLLSIFLGGTLVLLSVILIVSRRCCDGDRNYNSASDDPEKTNTTYTEASQPVHEITIRVDESDCLSAASSRMDMETERFLSTGTQGGRRVSFNEAALFNHGRKALDKGRRYTLTEGDFHHLKNARLTHLHIPPLALKIVTIHECESSEISIAMTTRPAAKSSLSIFQPALCALRPLPQTALTSLSVSPSSALPGDTLNSVVDSSFSESSLVPGPKEPSSSSIEVMVSGSRNGGSPSLSDGASVTSVTGVSPSAGVGQGPVLQFFTKLRRHASLEGASPYFKIKKWKLDSSQRASSLDTRGSPKRRQFQRQRAASESMDQEDNDAHHMDLIQYIARTQDVTYHPSPSARLLSPKPPPSLGRLEVEVVVEPSCSRGQVAGLIGLSPESQDEAASLGDCRQESLASDHQALYRDIWTLRASLEQYGSSDQINNDRDSVRSDADSVSSLGGRTEREELPSNPSQDIGDEPEGDVELPMDDGMGEEREEKKKGGKQDSVESERVSDGESGNRKLMQMDSGYTSIEAPSRAPEELRLFGSSGSIDRTALEKRHYFTSAGHTGTVGESFEARIFEEEPGEEMLVGATGGITIETSRSPLGWSPYGQMFTPREAQPHSHPPLSLHRRDYSIDKKTDALFHEFLRHDPQFDQQESPRKHRSRIHLRKQWQRNKQYSDPGVRYQYHSFERQRTPLRRGDSVNYPLDTGFHSTLPRIVSAPDEEASEGALSTPQTPKAEVVADGAGEVEEGDRRRASPSSSCGSSTMTIRDLEGRASCSPPTVPDREGLLGEQPNPQEDTRQAVHPPEAPYEPPQPPDTGNSRQTITAELTDKLCATLDERLYTGLQRTKDTVVVTECMVKVVHVSPDHSPV
- the LOC123998101 gene encoding voltage-dependent calcium channel beta subunit-associated regulatory protein-like isoform X1, translating into MSNESTVWNNLTENSTGVPFEPGKQQNGYVLLLVLLSIFLGGTLVLLSVILIVSRRCCDGDRNYNSASDDPEKTNTTYTEASQPVHAEITIRVDESDCLSAASSRMDMETERFLSTGTQGGRRVSFNEAALFNHGRKALDKGRRYTLTEGDFHHLKNARLTHLHIPPLALKIVTIHECESSEISIAMTTRPAAKSSLSIFQPALCALRPLPQTALTSLSVSPSSALPGDTLNSVVDSSFSESSLVPGPKEPSSSSIEVMVSGSRNGGSPSLSDGASVTSVTGVSPSAGVGQGPVLQFFTKLRRHASLEGASPYFKIKKWKLDSSQRASSLDTRGSPKRRQFQRQRAASESMDQEDNDAHHMDLIQYIARTQDVTYHPSPSARLLSPKPPPSLGRLEVEVVVEPSCSRGQVAGLIGLSPESQDEAASLGDCRQESLASDHQALYRDIWTLRASLEQYGSSDQINNDRDSVRSDADSVSSLGGRTEREELPSNPSQDIGDEPEGDVELPMDDGMGEEREEKKKGGKQDSVESERVSDGESGNRKLMQMDSGYTSIEAPSRAPEELRLFGSSGSIDRTALEKRHYFTSAGHTGTVGESFEARIFEEEPGEEMLVGATGGITIETSRSPLGWSPYGQMFTPREAQPHSHPPLSLHRRDYSIDKKTDALFHEFLRHDPQFDQQESPRKHRSRIHLRKQWQRNKQYSDPGVRYQYHSFERQRTPLRRGDSVNYPLDTGFHSTLPRIVSAPDEEASEGALSTPQTPKAEVVADGAGEVEEGDRRRASPSSSCGSSTMTIRDLEGRASCSPPTVPDREGLLGEQPNPQEDTRQAVHPPEAPYEPPQPPDTGNSRQTITAELTDKLCATLDERLYTGLQRTKDTVVVTECMVKVVHVSPDHSPV